Proteins encoded together in one Dermacentor variabilis isolate Ectoservices chromosome 2, ASM5094787v1, whole genome shotgun sequence window:
- the LOC142571020 gene encoding uncharacterized protein LOC142571020 — protein MNAQRFVVVVALLSFVLGVSQAAPFLGYSLGGLGPGVAVGPAGSSGAPIAVASSPVSIVSEAKSTNVGPVYSAPYGYVPRVAYAAPLHVVGYHTPYVAAPGLVHTVGLGVDRYGYGVHTVGVGYGTGYHI, from the coding sequence AGATTCGTCGTGGTCGTCGCTCTCCTTAGCTTCGTGCTGGGCGTGTCCCAGGCAGCGCCTTTCCTGGGCTACAGTCTGGGCGGCCTCGGTCCCGGTGTGGCGGTAGGCCCCGCAGGCTCATCGGGCGCGCCCATAGCCGTCGCCTCTTCTCCCGTCTCCATCGTGTCCGAGGCAAAGTCTACGAACGTGGGGCCCGTGTACAGCGCGCCCTACGGCTACGTGCCACGCGTAGCGTACGCAGCGCCCCTACACGTGGTCGGATACCATACACCATACGTGGCAGCACCAGGATTAGTACATACAGTCGGCCTCGGAGTAGACCGCTACGGATACGGCGTACACACTGTAGGGGTGGGCTATGGTACCGGCTACCACATCTAG